The Trypanosoma brucei gambiense DAL972 chromosome 10, complete sequence genome has a segment encoding these proteins:
- a CDS encoding alternative oxidase, putative, with the protein MFRNHASRITAAAAPWVLRTACRQKSDAKTPVWGHTQLNRLSFLETVPVVPLRVSDESSEDRPTWSLPDIENVAITHKKPNGLVDTLAYRSVRTCRWLFDTFSLYRFGSITESKVISRCLFLETVAGVPGMVGGMLRHLSSLRYMTRDKGWINTLLVEAENERMHLMTFIELRQPGLPLRVSIIITQAIMYLFLLVAYVISPRFVHRFVGYLEEEAVITYTGVMRAIDEGRLRPTKNDVPEVARVYWNLSKNATFRDLINVIRADEAEHRVVNHTFADMHEKRLQNSVNPFVVLKKNPEEMYSNQPSGKTRTDFGSEGAKTASNVNKHV; encoded by the coding sequence ATGTTTCGTAACCACGCATCGAGGATCACTGCCGCAGCTGCGCCTTGGGTGCTCCGGACGGCTTGCCGCCAGAAGTCTGACGCCAAAACACCTGTGTGGGGACACACTCAACTGAACCGTCTCAGTTTTTTGGAAACCGTGCCTGTCGTTCCTTTGCGTGTTTCCGATGAAAGCAGTGAGGACCGCCCCACCTGGAGCCTTCCCGATATTGAGAATGTGGCCATAACGCACAAGAAGCCAAACGGCCTCGTTGATACACTCGCCTACCGCAGCGTCCGCACCTGCCGCTGGTTATTTGACACATTCTCTCTCTACCGTTTCGGTTCCATCACGGAGAGCAAAGTCATCAGCCGCTGCCTTTTTCTTGAAACTGTTGCCGGTGTCCCGGGGATGGTCGGTGGAATGTTGCGCCACCTTTCATCATTGCGGTACATGACGCGCGACAAGGGTTGGATTAACACTCTTCTTGTTGAAGCAGAGAATGAGCGCATGCACCTCATGACGTTCATTGAACTTCGCCAGCCAGGGCTCCCCCTACGCGTTTCCATCATTATTACGCAAGCCATTATGTACCTCTTCCTCCTGGTCGCCTATGTGATTTCCCCCCGTTTTGTACACCGCTTTGTCGGTTACCTTGAAGAGGAAGCCGTCATTACATACACCGGCGTTATGAGAGCAATTGACGAAGGAAGGCTGCGCCCTACCAAAAATGATGTTCCCGAAGTGGCTCGCGTGTACTGGAACCTCAGCAAAAATGCCACATTCCGCGACCTCATCAACGTGATCCGAGCTGACGAGGCGGAGCACCGTGTCGTTAACCACACATTTGCTGACATGCACGAAAAACGCCTGCAAAACAGTGTCAACCCCTTCGTTGTTCTGAAGAAGAACCCGGAGGAAATGTACTCCAACCAACCAAGTGGTAAGACAAGGACGGATTTTGGAAGCGAAGGCGCCAAAACTGCGAGTaatgtaaacaaacacgtgTAA
- a CDS encoding chromatin assembly factor 1 subunit B, putative, with protein sequence MATSIQQNPLRVRTLEVLWHWREIDDEALQFGLQGGSIEGIVSIDYNRVEDRIVTSGGDRYIRLWNLNIAAIDRWLKNSESGMEDCVQFICGGVTPWMPLTARWAPNGRLIASGHCDGKICLWWKESGRDGEPEQWKDYRHLSGHVIDVHDVCFSPDSRYLLSAGGDGTVVLHDLEGSTMPVVQLQEAHSKFCRGVAWDPWMHYVASCGSGPALYIMQGPKHGAKRASLVSQRKAQGDFIGESCSASYRRLAWSPDGAILAVPYGKVSQHKHSRSACSGGGSEDATAGAAAGEDRWKNSMVHCVYMYIRNAPDKVAARLTVRGDAEVRGVQWAPCFLEPIDEITCNEEQNDTTAAEVSNQVRKSGPTAEEKGSWGPADYRMALAVWTADAVMVYTTDSEVRHSDFTDLHMRSIYDVAWSPDASYLLTAGLDGYITVISTGGSLGVAHRLPLFSKKPTTRRLCTVLQNVKTQSETLGPGRGATKTTNATTKKEPVGGEESENASSNTVVHAPVKKKKKLEPQAQEMYPAKEEPDTAVSLGELSKLMDNLND encoded by the coding sequence ATGGCAACATCCATTCAGCAAAATCCATTGCGGGTGCGCACGCTAGAAGTCCTGTGGCATTGGAGGGAAATCGACGATGAGGCGCTGCAGTTTGGTCTCCAGGGAGGTAGTATCGAAGgtattgtttctatagaTTACAATCGAGTAGAAGATCGCATAGTTACTTCAGGTGGCGACAGATACATACGCCTATGGAACCTCAATATCGCTGCAATTGACCGGTGGCTTAAAAATAGTGAGAGCGGCATGGAAGATTGCGTTCAGTTTATATGTGGTGGGGTAACACCGTGGATGCCTTTGACCGCACGGTGGGCACCAAACGGCCGTCTTATCGCCTCGGGTCACTGTGATGGAAAAATATGCCTGTGGTGGAAGGAGAGCGGTAGAGATGGTGAGCCTGAGCAATGGAAGGATTATAGACATCTTTCCGGACACGTGATTGATGTGCACGATGTGTGCTTCTCGCCAGACTCGCGTTACCTCCTCAGTGCCGGTGGTGATGGGACGGTTGTGCTGCACGATCTTGAGGGAAGCACCATGCCGGTGGTGCAGCTTCAGGAGGCACACAGCAAGTTTTGTCGTGGTGTGGCGTGGGATCCTTGGATGCACTATGTTGCTAGTTGCGGCAGTGGGCCAGCATTGTATATTATGCAAGGACCGAAGCACGGAGCGAAGCGAGCCTCTCTGGTATCCCAGCGAAAGGCACAGGGAGATTTTATTGGCGAGTCGTGTAGTGCATCATATCGACGCCTTGCATGGTCGCCGGATGGTGCGATTCTTGCGGTGCCGTACGGTAAAGTTTCCCAACACAAACACTCACGTTCCGCTTGCAGTGGTGGTGGGTCGGAAGATGCGACAGCTGGAGCCGCTGCAGGAGAGGACCGTTGGAAGAATTCTATGGTACATTGCGTTTACATGTACATACGTAACGCTCCGGATAAAGTTGCAGCCCGCTTAACGGTGCGGGGTGATGCGGAGGTGCGAGGTGTACAATGGGCCCCGTGTTTCCTGGAACCCATAGATGAAATAACGTGTAATGAAGAACAAAACGACACGACTGCAGCTGAGGTAAGCAACCAAGTGAGAAAAAGTGGACCcacagcagaagaaaaaggttcGTGGGGCCCCGCTGATTACCGCATGGCATTAGCAGTATGGACTGCAGATGCTGTCATGGTATATACCACAGACAGTGAAGTTCGGCACAGTGACTTCACGGATTTACATATGCGCAGCATCTACGATGTGGCATGGAGCCCTGACGCATCTTACCTTTTAACGGCTGGACTTGATGGTTACATTACCGTCATATCAACTGGCGGTTCTCTCGGTGTTGCCCACCGTTTGCCTTTGTTCTCCAAGAAACCAACGACAAGGAGGTTGTGCACCGTGTTGCAGAATGTGAAAACGCAAAGTGAAACGTTGGGACCAGGGAGAGGAGCAACAAAAACGACTAatgcaacaacgaaaaaggaaCCCGTTGGTGGTGAAGAGTCGGAAAACGCGAGCAGTAACACTGTCGTGCACGCGccggtgaaaaagaaaaagaagttagAGCCACAAGCGCAGGAAATGTATCCGGCAAAAGAGGAACCAGATACTGCTGTGAGCCTTGGTGAGCTTTCCAAACTTATGGATAACCTCAACGATTAA
- a CDS encoding acid phosphatase, putative: MFLLPREVMRKYAIFSLAIILLLFTVVSSEPGERDAESGVKRGDEKQNLVLTKLIVLNRHGHRAPNAPYWSMCPNDRKNRRKYNVGAEDLTARGMKEEYELGEYLRNAYRDFIGPRFNRSRHFLRAVGEPRILQSAQAVAQGLFPDGYGPGGYLPRQPQFVPVFSDMDTHEYLLDDVPCFRRAERDMRRWLNTSLSDFIADPKVSEVLNYMKRMCGVSEKDMPPVYAFLKTVADGMTFNADFGLSVCHGKVTPEMLFKIRKVSLRLLMARLYHTDEQQTYTSVDLPYRILYMLNRSTSPGAKGVNDYSDTEQEAILYFMHREALYAVGEFFGFTFNVPGLPHGELPVASTIVWERLVPEKSVGEEIVPSRTYVRLILWTPKDGTATVAIPHCRTPQLCTLKELQDIYSARVKRTGSWLKLCNFTITELDHDTDIR, from the coding sequence atGTTCCTTTTGCCAAGGGAAGTAATGAGGAAGTACGCCATATTTTCCTTAGCAATCATACTGTTGCTATTTACAGTAGTGAGCAGTGAGCCTGGTGAGCGCGATGCGGAGTCCGGGGTGAAGAGAGGGGACGAAAAGCAGAACCTCGTCCTCACTAAGCTAATTGTTCTCAACCGTCATGGTCACCGCGCCCCTAACGCCCCCTACTGGTCCATGTGCCCCAACGACAGAAAAAACCGCCGCAAGTACAACGTTGGCGCGGAGGACCTTACGGCGCGCGGCATGAAGGAGGAGTATGAATTGGGGGAGTATTTACGGAACGCGTATCGCGACTTTATTGGACCTCGCTTCAACCGAAGTCGGCACTTCCTGCGCGCCGTGGGCGAACCCCGAATTCTGCAGTCCGCTCAGGCGGTCGCCCAAGGGCTCTTTCCTGATGGTTATGGGCCCGGTGGCTATCTTCCGCGACAACCTCAGTTTGTGCCCGTATTTTCTGATATGGATACTCATGAATATCTTCTCGACGACGTACCGTGCTTCCGCCGCGCTGAGAGGGATATGCGCAGATGGTTGAACACTAGCTTGAGTGACTTCATTGCTGACCCTAAAGTCAGCGAGGTGTTAAACTATATGAAACGGATGTGTGGGGTGTCTGAGAAGGACATGCCACCCGTATATGCTTTTCTGAAAACTGTAGCCGACGGGATGACATTCAATGCCGATTTCGGACTGAGCGTGTGCCATGGGAAGGTAACACCCGAAATGCTCTTCAAAATACGCAAAGTATCACTACGACTTCTTATGGCGCGACTTTATCACACTGACGAGCAACAAACCTACACCTCTGTAGATTTACCATACCGGATACTCTATATGCTAAATCGGTCAACCTCCCCAGGTGCGAAGGGAGTGAACGATTACTCCGACACAGAGCAGGAAGCCATCCTGTATTTTATGCATCGCGAGGCCCTGTACGCTGTTGGAGAGTTCTTTGGTTTCACATTTAATGTCCCAGGTCTGCCGCACGGGGAGCTGCCAGTGGCTTCTACAATTGTATGGGAGCGGTTGGTTCCTGAGAAGAGCGTCGGGGAAGAGATTGTGCCATCAAGAACGTACGTGCGTCTCATACTATGGACACCAAAGGATGGTACAGCCACGGTTGCCATACCGCACTGCAGAACACCCCAGCTTTGCACACTCAAAGAACTTCAGGATATATACAGTGCGCGGGTGAAGCGCACTGGATCGTGGTTGAAGCTGTGCAACTTCACAATCACAGAATTAGACCATGACACGGACATTCGTTAG
- a CDS encoding NUP93 homolog putative — protein MMSIPNLTDAPGGILIAHSHNQSTSAVPSGGSVDPNNDVRGNITRLTARARQLLVSDIDTRVVRNGLSTYEMSRKTATDARLWAQVAGQATSSQASVELFMASLGFNLQEQLRLLHQLHTNQLPIVGRNQLDSLDAPWDTQASDELGTALEVFVANRRHEIMQRSVDEMHQRVGEMMQERSEAIIRSSWEKYSVEIADVFETASLKAGSGGGRGGNSRNSISNGQLMHASTLGGAVNGVAAAGTALQSHAGVVALLNGRDTASTKALAKVSAFAHIVHTQPPQKWSSHFTNHVVDDTPNSVEEVAVLWTTVGHILQPIIERGSAATSITYVSSSRRVMERKALAAVFSIMLKVESDRLSDMENMHATRFIGVVERYTSSSNPWAHIFTSMRCGRYDAAAAIAAAAGFGLVEKTLSSYASGNVMEQYTPSCPLELRALYSEDCTRSDPYRHTVLFLLLAGKTGESNEVVQSTVASLSSKVARSLEDTLWIRLFCLHTVDANNSEKIQSLSDMQRLLLDDMQDLVALTRGNVVRLASLMFHALLPSSGVRLLTENDSTYVDGVHLAMCFHNSKMLQCSDAEVPLDLSRAIQQYCSIALLDADRRRMNASQVGPAIFWYFFRTGLIDTFVDYCSNELVCARLFGHRAGGGSNDGALFQHGGVPPNELLDAMVRIAEDAIARGKTELAVHVLTVLDHAATLVSDDARSGYALSRAVQKICPALAQAFHNEPTSESANLFVHAAVLRERLAQTKCVIPSAQTDTFHLLCRMGEVHANAVRGNAEMAVRCFCNLPFVPASPADVERCAELFDTAPDTVATAAPPIIIHALRQLLRLVKEQRALHDGASDELLLQRNQAQQIIAWVRRWKRHMNRSLLDELIVLERLFVQ, from the coding sequence ATGATGTCCATCCCAAACCTCACGGATGCACCAGGTGGAATACTCATAGCGCACAGCCACAACCAGTCAACGAGCGCCGTGCCTTCTGGCGGTTCAGTGGATCCTAACAATGACGTCCGCGGTAACATAACGCGCCTTACTGCGCGCGCAAGGCAACTGTTGGTTAGCGACATAGACACGCGAGTTGTCCGAAACGGCCTCAGCACATACGAAATGTCGCGCAAAACAGCCACGGATGCACGGTTGTGGGCACAGGTAGCTGGTCAAGCAACCTCTTCACAGGCATCGGTAGAACTCTTTATGGCAAGCCTTGGTTTCAACCTTCAGGAGCAGCTGCGTCTCCTTCATCAATTACACACCAACCAACTGCCTATTGTAGGGAGAAACCAGTTGGATAGCCTCGATGCACCGTGGGATACACAAGCGAGTGACGAACTGGGCACCGCACTGGAGGTGTTTGTGGCGAACCGTCGTCACGAGATCATGCAACGGAGTGTAGACGAGATGCACCAACGCGTAGGTGAGATGATGCAAGAGCGCTCGGAGGCCATCATACGCTCTTCGTGGGAAAAGTACAGTGTTGAAATTGCAGATGTTTTTGAAACCGCTTCATTAAAGGCTGGAAGCGGTGGTGGCAGGGGAGGAAACAGCAGGAACAGCATCAGCAACGGCCAGTTGATGCATGCTAGTACACTTGGGGGGGCAGTTAACGGTGTAGCCGCTGCGGGCACCGCGTTGCAGTCTCATGCAGGTGTTGTAGCGCTGCTAAACGGTCGTGACACCGCATCGACGAAGGCCCTCGCCAAAGTTTCTGCCTTTGCGCACATCGTTCACACTCAGCCGCCGCAAAAATGGAGTTCACACTTTACCAATCACGTTGTTGACGACACTCCAAATTCAGTGGAGGAGGTGGCCGTTCTGTGGACCACCGTTGGGCACATCTTGCAGCCCATAATAGAACGTGGCTCTGCAGCGACATCAATAACTTACGTCAGCTCCAGCCGGCGGGTGATGGAACGGAAGGCTTTGGCGGCGGTTTTCTCCATCATGCTGAAGGTCGAGTCAGATCGCCTCTCTGATATGGAAAACATGCACGCAACCCGCTTCATCGGCGTTGTGGAGCGCTACACTTCCTCATCTAATCCGTGGGCACACATATTTACCTCGATGCGCTGCGGCCGCTACGATGCGGCGGCAGCCattgcggctgctgctggtttCGGTTTAGTGGAAAAGACTCTTAGTTCCTATGCCTCGGGGAACGTGATGGAACAGTACACACCGTCTTGCCCGTTAGAACTTCGTGCTCTTTATTCAGAGGATTGCACACGCTCAGATCCCTACAGACATACTGTTctctttctgttgcttgcGGGGAAAACTGGGGAGAGCAATGAGGTGGTTCAATCGACAGTAGCGTCATTGTCGTCAAAGGTTGCCCGGTCGCTGGAAGACACGTTATGGATACGACTTTTTTGTCTCCACACCGTTGATGCAAATAACAGTGAGAAGATACAGTCCTTGTCAGATATGCAGCGGTTACTGTTAGATGATATGCAGGATCTGGTCGCACTGACACGCGGTAATGTTGTTCGTTTGGCGTCTTTAATGTTCCATGCATTATTGCCGTCCTCGGGGGTTCGACTGCTGACGGAAAATGACTCCACATACGTCGATGGTGTCCACCTCGCGATGTGCTTTCACAACAGCAAGATGCTACAATGCAGTGATGCGGAGGTTCCACTCGACCTTAGCCGTGCCATACAGCAGTACTGCTCCATCGCACTGCTCGACGCCGACAGACGTCGGATGAATGCTTCCCAAGTAGGACCAGCCATTTTCTGGTACTTCTTTCGCACTGGTCTTATAGACACGTTTGTGGACTACTGCAGTAACGAATTGGTGTGTGCGAGGCTATTTGGTCACCGTGCTGGTGGTGGCAGTAACGATGGTGCGCTCTTTCAACACGGGGGTGTACCCCCCAACGAACTTTTGGATGCAATGGTGCGCATCGCTGAGGACGCAATCGCACGGGGAAAGACAGAGCTTGCGGTACATGTACTAACGGTGTTGGACCATGCTGCCACACTCGTTTCGGATGACGCTCGATCAGGGTATGCACTCAGCCGCGCTGTGCAGAAGATTTGCCCAGCACTCGCACAGGCATTTCACAATGAACCTACGAGTGAAAGTGCAAATCTCTTCGTGCACGCCGCCGTTCTTCGGGAGCGGTTGGCGCAAACGAAATGTGTAATTCCATCGGCCCAGACGGACACTTTCCACCTGCTGTGCCGGATGGGCGAAGTGCACGCTAACGCCGTGCGCGGTAACGCCGAGATGGCAGTACGATGCTTCTGTAACCTTCCTTTTGTCCCGGCAAGTCCCGCCGATGTTGAGCGGTGTGCAGAACTTTTTGATACAGCACCAGACACCGTGGCAACTGCGGCGCCACCGATCATTATCCACGCACTGCGGCAGTTGTTGCGTCTTGTGAAAGAGCAGAGGGCGTTGCATGATGGGGCGAGTGACGAACTGCTGTTGCAACGAAATCAGGCACAGCAAATTATTGCATGGGTGCGTCGCTGGAAGAGGCATATGAACCGCTCTCTCTTAGATGAGCTAATCGTTCTAGAGCGGTTGTTTGTGCAGTGA
- a CDS encoding ATP-dependent DEAD/H RNA helicase, putative, translating to MRRFARRLHTPLILRKTRDTPVTPLRFCSASTNNATSEVALNHGRNPLDLVDVLGGGERPPLERNCEATGAANLSKVTLRQIVRDVAATTGAHHNSDHGVGNYENDTGISGSSGLSGEANAGCAEESPYKVAIADRYGMPAELPPSAPQFFKDLAELCPSETLRRQLLELQRTRNWNDMTAVQRAAIPLALEHRDILCIAPTATGKTFGYLFPSMLRLAMYAGTDGSSNLTGSVSEDLNRPNIEKLMQDKMEKGEVCRYCELSVKEVRVCPLTGQPHPDPVPEDAAKQQRSPMWVSELSSVAEPLLLVLVPTSQLVMQVYHLCKKLDADFRVKFLVRASSAEEQRRHLNALEGCDVLITTPETMLPALYKRKLSLKRVKVLVLDEVDDLLSTNHFEKVKIILGALPKGPQRPQRLLFGASLPPSVYQMIKEQMLLPSHRFVLVDVKTDKLGHPIAPAPGSICGAAVCASITHVVFMVSQAEKISRLAWLYSSGKLRKDQRTLIFCNSRHNVAYVCERLQNLVPGLRVTTLTSHSSATGKTGTMKLFSKGASTCLICTDILSRGIDFADVIYVVHYDVPTEFETWVHRSGRCGRRGLRGYCYTFFQPENVRLAKPLVAHLRQTQQLIPPKLQEYARQSLIDVFKTSLFYHPTRRYRPRDPQQQAPVLGRATPRFPDYKQDRLNKNFRPL from the coding sequence ATGAGGCGCTTCGCGAGGCGTCTGCACACCCCATTGATTCTGCGCAAGACGAGGGATACGCCTGTCACTCCGCTTCGCTTCTGCAGTGCTTCCACAAATAATGCCACAAGTGAAGTTGCCCTCAATCATGGTCGCAATCCACTGGATTTGGTTGATGTGCTGGGTGGTGGTGAAAGACCCCCTTTGGAAAGGAATTGTGAGGCGACAGGGGCGGCCAACCTTTCCAAGGTAACATTGAGGCAGATTGTGCGGGATGTTGCGGCAACTACAGGCGCACACCATAACTCCGATCACGGCGTTGGAAACTACGAAAATGATACTGGCATTAGCGGTAGCAGCGGATTAAGTGGTGAAGCGAACGCTGGTTGCGCAGAGGAGTCGCCCTACAAGGTAGCAATTGCGGATCGGTACGGCATGCCCGCGGAGCTTCCCCCTTCTGCACCACAGTTTTTTAAAGATCTAGCCGAGCTGTGTCCAAGTGAGACTCTGAGGCGACAGTTGCTGGAGCTTCAGCGGACTCGCAATTGGAATGACATGACAGCCGTGCAGCGCGCGGCAATCCCTCTTGCGTTGGAGCATCGGGATATTCTTTGCATCGCACCCACCGCAACAGGCAAAACGTTCGGTTATTTGTTTCCGTCTATGCTACGTCTGGCGATGTACGCCGGAACAGATGGTAGTTCGAACCTCACAGGCAGTGTTAGTGAAGACTTGAATAGACCCAACATCGAAAAGCTTATGCAAgacaaaatggaaaaaggtGAAGTGTGTCGTTATTGTGAGTTGTCGGTGAAAGAGGTGAGAGTTTGTCCCCTGACTGGGCAACCGCACCCGGACCCCGTTCCAGAGGATGcagcgaagcagcagcggtcTCCCATGTGGGTGAGTGAGCTGTCATCCGTGGCCGAGCCCCTCCTTCTTGTACTCGTTCCTACTTCCCAACTCGTCATGCAGGTATATCATCTTTGCAAGAAGTTAGATGCAGACTTCCGCGTTAAGTTTCTCGTTCGCGCCTCCAGTGCGGAGGAGCAGAGGCGCCACCTGAACGCACTTGAGGGATGTGATGTGTTAATCACCACACCGGAGACCATGCTTCCTGCCCTGTACAAACGCAAGTTATCGCTGAAGCGAGTTAAAGTGCTTGTTTTAGATGAGGTTGACGACCTATTATCTACCAATCACTTCGAGAAAGTAAAGATCATACTTGGTGCACTTCCCAAAGGTCCGCAGCGTCCTCAGCGACTGCTCTTCGGTGCCTCGCTTCCCCCATCTGTGTACCAGATGATTAAGGAACAGATGCTTCTTCCATCTCACCGTTTCGTTTTGGTTGATGTGAAAACTGATAAGCTCGGGCACCCGATTGCTCCCGCTCCTGGTTCCATATGTGGAGCTGCGGTTTGCGCATCCATAACGCATGTTGTTTTTATGGTTTCGCAAGCAGAGAAAATCAGCAGGTTGGCTTGGCTCTACAGCAGCGGTAAGTTGCGTAAGGATCAGCGAACCCTCATATTCTGTAATTCGCGCCATAATGTGGCGTACGTGTGTGAGCGGTTGCAAAACCTTGTACCCGGTCTGCGTGTGACAACACTCACATCCCACTCGTCCGCCACGGGGAAAACAGGTACGATGAAACTGTTCAGCAAAGGTGCCTCCACTTGTCTCATATGCACGGATATTCTCAGTCGTGGCATTGACTTTGCTGATGTGATATATGTTGTCCATTATGACGTACCAACTGAGTTCGAGACGTGGGTGCATCGCAGTGGCCGTTGCGGAAGGCGAGGGCTGCGGGGTTACTGTTACACGTTCTTCCAACCGGAGAATGTACGGTTGGCGAAGCCACTTGTAGCACATCTGCGACAAACACAGCAACTGATTCCGCCAAAACTTCAGGAATATGCGCGACAATCCCTCATCGATGTGTTTAaaacttctttattttaccaTCCGACACGCCGATATCGACCGAGGGACCCGCAGCAGCAGGCCCCTGTTCTGGGACGCGCAACACCCCGCTTCCCGGATTATAAGCAAGACAGGCTGAACAAGAACTTTAGGCCTCTTTGA